The following coding sequences are from one Rhipicephalus microplus isolate Deutch F79 chromosome 3, USDA_Rmic, whole genome shotgun sequence window:
- the LOC142803127 gene encoding alpha-(1,3)-fucosyltransferase 7-like, producing MSAQNITCNSTDAHDDSRSSPLVPCYVTHDRSLLMESDAIVFHADLINASHLPRKRASNQLWVFWARTHPAVPAQATSHVERTGMPSSLSIPLSQLFNWTMAHREDAVVRIDHKSFVPGSPAATDMPSSIFNQSRRSAMEKRLDAAWIASTCELEKLKEELQSRRRDNDLVNDFGDVHDLDGMTETVLQVLPDCGSSQCMSPTDCIAQIAKKFKFVVVASTPACFDSVDELVYEAFKHDIIPVVLASPNITPIFPPKSVISTTDKPGHLQELLRALLNDAEMYESYFDWKQKFRVVTLEHELCPLCQAIQEQPALQASPSLNYREWWERRVRCRAEPLFDVGTFPKDSLP from the coding sequence ATGTCGGCACAAAACATCACGTGCAACTCCACCGATGCTCACGACGACAGCCGCAGTTCCCCCCTGGTACCATGCTATGTGACTCACGACCGCAGTCTCCTTATGGAAAGTGACGCCATTGTTTTTCATGCCGACCTCATCAACGCCAGCCACCTGCCCAGAAAACGTGCATCAAACCAATTGTGGGTGTTCTGGGCACGCACGCACCCAGCAGTACCGGCACAAGCCACTTCGCACGTCGAAAGGACCGGGATGCCCTCGTCGCTGTCCATCCCGCTGTCGCAACTCTTTAACTGGACCATGGCCCATCGTGAAGATGCCGTGGTTCGTATTGACCACAAAAGCTTTGTCCCTGGATCCCCGGCAGCTACTGATATGCCATCATCAATCTTCAATCAGAGTCGGCGGTCAGCAATGGAAAAAAGACTGGACGCCGCCTGGATCGCTTCGACCTGCGAACTAGAAAAACTGAAGGAAGAGCTACAAAGTAGGCGTCGTGATAACGATCTTGTGAACGATTTCGGTGATGTGCATGACCTCGATGGCATGACAGAAACAGTTCTGCAGGTGCTACCAGATTGTGGGTCCAGTCAGTGCATGTCTCCCACCGACTGCATCGCGCAAATCGCTAAAAAATTCAAGTTCGTTGTAGTGGCATCGACGCCAGCCTGTTTTGACAGTGTTGACGAACTCGTTTACGAAGCGTTCAAGCACGACATCATTCCCGTCGTGCTTGCGTCGCCAAACATCACGCCCATTTTCCCGCCCAAATCTGTGATCAGCACAACAGACAAGCCTGGCCATTTGCAAGAGCTCCTGCGAGCACTGCTTAACGATGCCGAAATGTACGAGTCCTACTTCGATTGGAAACAGAAGTTCCGTGTCGTCACGCTGGAGCACGAGCTGTGCCCGTTGTGCCAAGCTATTCAGGAGCAGCCCGCGCTGCAGGCCTCGCCTTCACTAAACTACCGGGAGTGGTGGGAACGTCGCGTCAGATGCCGTGCCGAACCATTGTTTGATGTGGGCACTTTCCCAAAAGACTCTTTGCCTTAG